DNA from Larimichthys crocea isolate SSNF chromosome XIII, L_crocea_2.0, whole genome shotgun sequence:
TGTTTGTAGAAGGCAAtcattaaacaaagaaaaggctCAAATGTAGTAAGATAGTCACACCTTTCAATGAGTCCACGCTTCCCCTGAAAAACAGCTTGTCTGAATGACACAGCAAACTAATGAGAAGTGTGACGAGTGTGCAATATTTAACCTCTTGTACAAACACATTGATTAATCCCTCTCTCGTCTGCCATGCAGGTGATCGAGATAGAGAGCACCTGGCTGCTTGAAGTGGCTCCACACTACTACAAGAGCAAAGAGCTGgaagacagcagcagcaagaagaTGCCCCGTAAGCAGGGTAAAACAAAGGAGGAGCTGGGCTGAAGGGGAGACTAAAGCTCAGGGGACACAtggggaaaaataaaacactccctccctctctctctcagggcggtgtgaaagaaaagaacttTGAAAGTTTGGAAATGGCATAACCATAAAGACTGGTACCAGTTCAGCACATAAACAGCTACACGTGTCTCCTGCTAGCGTTTTCTGTCCGTGCTCGGCTGAACACGGACACGTGGGGCTGCAAAAAGGTTCGCTAATGTACTGACTGGTTTAATGATAAGCCAGCCACACCAGCTGGGCCACAAAGAGGAAACATTCATGCACATGAATCAGAGTTTCCCCgcatcaacaacagcagcaggatggacTCACTCGGTTCACGAACGTGACTTTTTACACTTGTTTTTTcaggtgttttgttgtttttgggttgattgaacCTAAATCCAAGGGGCTGTGTTGAGTTTGTGAAAGCAGCACGCTGCTAAAGCGCGCAAATGGACAATAACTAAAAGACTGATTCTCAAATGATGAGAGGCTCCTTATCgtgtttaatttcatttttctaCGGCAATAAAGTTTTACAATCACTTACTTTTGTCGTTTGGTTTGCTGCTAAATGCTTAGTCACAGTTTATATTTACTACCTGTCAAGATCAGCTTGTTTTTCCTGGTTTTAAATGCACCAGGAAGTTCGAAAAGTTATATTTGGAAGCAGTATTTGAATATCGTCCACCTTGTGTGAGTAAACTGCACTACAAAGGGCCTGTGTGAGATTAGTTCCCTTCATTAATATTGGTGCAAAAACCAATAACCACACCAGgggtgacattttaaacatgtattttctgGGTTAATCTTCAACTTGTAACCTAATACTTCATATTCAACCTGACTTGTAAATTCCTTCAGGTGCCTTCatacagcttgtttttgttacataaaGAGTGACGCACCACTTTGCTTCAGGAAGAGCTgcttgacaaaaacacacaacactgatatTTAACCTAAAAATATTGATCTCATCTCTGGCTTTAACATGCCTTGTGTTACCGGTCAGTGTAGGTGTGCTGTCAGGTGAAAAGGGAGTTACCAGGACTTGAGGAAAGGTTCTCGTTTGGGTGGTAAGCTCACAGTGACATGAGAGCTGTGCAGGTATGACAGGTACGAGGTGTTGATATGTGCGGTGTTGACAGAGCCTTAagcctttctttctttatgcaGCGACAGTGGAATTTAACCTGCAGTCACTCTTATGTTACTTGATTCATATCAGCGTACAGTCACAAACGTATTCATGTGCCTCTCTGACATGTGACCCTACATACCACTGACACCATATCTGATGTTAAATTCCCAGTTAAGCAACAAAAGCTGAGATCTAGTTTTAAATCTTCGCCGTAAtaactataaactataataaaTAGTGCCTCTCTGTATTATCAACACCACTATGATGTGGGTTATCCTCTGTGAGTAGACTGACAGAAGAGTTATCTAAGTAAATGACCTGATTATCTACATATTAcagacactaaaaaaaaaaaaaaaaaaacactggctcACTACAGCTGGTCCAACTGGTCTGACtagaagtggaaaaaaaaaaaaaacaggaaggtgTGGAGGCAGCGAGGAGGAGGTTACAGAGGAGGTAGTGCTGTGTTACAATTAGAAAAGAAGCTATGAGAGGAAAGATActgacagaagaggagagaacGAGGAGTACAAACGCACCGAGAGACGTCCAGAGTTGAGTTATCGGTTGCTTTCTTGTACGGACGGTTGATGGCGACGTGATTCTGACACTCGTCTACCTcagcaggtcagtgtgtgtgtgtgtgtgtgtacgattATTCAttttacttgtgtttttatctgtcatGAAGTTATTACTCTGATGCTTTTAGCTGTCCGGCTGCATCTacttttgttttgaagctcCCTCAATCATCAATCGACACTTGTAAATGAAACTTGTTGCAAATGTTGCAGATTAATCTCTAGACTCTGACGGAAGCtgctaaaaaaatgtttgtttgccaAGTTAATGACTGACTATGTAAAAATGGGCTGGTATGATGGAATGTTTGCTATGACAATGAAgccctgtcacacacaaacacacacacacacacacacacacagacgtaacCCTTGGTTTAGTTTTACAGGTTTCAACCCACTAAGACACTCAGACGCGTCATAAAAAATCTCCATTAGCTAAAACATACTGGAAGCCATTGTGGCTCAGATGTGTTTGCTGATGATTTCAATGCAGGAAAGCctattaaacaaacacagcaggtcaTTATCGGAGGCAAAAGCACCGCAGACgtgttaaataaatgagaaaaatctACAGATAGCATTTTAATACTACAGAGATGTTTGATAGCAAGAGATTACGAATTGTTGCTTCATCGCTGTTCTGCGCAAGTAAATTCCTACAGTCTATTTCCTGCCCTGCTAGTTTCCCGGAACTACTAAACTTATTCCACCTTCAATTTTCCACAGCTCCTGTTGGAAAACTGCGAATCAACTCTACCTCTAACATCATACCTCCAACATGAGCGGTGACAGGGGGAAATACAGGCCCGAAGGGAACCACGGAGATGGACAGACACCCAATGTCAAACCCAAGCTTGTCCAGAAAGAAAGGAACAGCAAGGAGGACTACTTTAAGAAGGAGAAGCCTGCAAAAGTGAGGAGGTCGAGGAGTACCGACTCGGAGAGGTTGGAACGAGGCAGGAGGAGGGAACGAGACAGGCACcatggagagaggaggcagagggggaGGAGTGAGGAGGCCCCGAGACAGAacaggaaagagggagagagtgatCGGAGGGAGGTGAGGCCTCCTGAAAATGACGTGGAGGACACAGAGTGCGCCGTGTGCTTCTGCACATACGATAACGTCTTCAAGACCCCGAAACTGCTGGCGTGTGGGCACACCTTCTGTCTGGAGTGCCTCGCTCGCATCAACGTGACCTCTCCAGAGCTCAAGACCCTGTCCTGCCCCGTGTGTCGTGAGCTGACCGAGCTCCCCCACGGCCAGGATCTACCCCGCCTGGGCAACAACGTGGATATCATACACAAACTCCCAGCAGACATGCAGAGGGCACTGTCCATCCGCTTCAAGCGCAGTAAGGGCAAACTACTCCTGAAGAACCCTCCTCCTACCAGCCCGGTAAAGACTAATATCATCACCCTGCCTAAAAAGAATCAGGAAGGCCAGGCGATGACAGGTGGTGACGTCAACTTGGCCACAATGGAGCAGGGAACAGCACCAACCACAGTGGTGGACGTAGGCAGGCCTCCGAGCAGGGTCAGAGGTCGCCTGCGCAGGTTGTTCCGCTCAGACCAGTGCTACTACGCCGTGGTGGGgtccatcatcaccatcactgtgGCACTCATGCTGGTGGGGATTCTGGCTTTTGTGATTATACCGAACGTGGCCATTCACCGGAGGCCTGATCACGGTAACCAGACACACAGTCCACAAGGAACTGGTGCACCAACGCAAGGTGCAAGCCCCTGATGGAGGGTGGACTAGGGTTTAGAGACGAGACTAAAATGGAGGTGAGAGAATATTGGcgaatggaaaaaataaataaacaaagcactGGGGAACACTGTAGCTGACTTAATGatgaaatgaaggaaaacaaggacggcaacattttttaaacaaggCTCAAGTTGCACATGAAGGAGGAAGCCGGGGCAAAGTTGCATTTTAGTTTTTGCTTTCTTgacctttgtgttctttttttttgaagattaCTGTGAAAAGACGGAAACAGTGTAAAGAAACGAATAAGCTGTAAATGTTGAAATGCACTTAACTCTGTGATATGAAGTCAATTCTGTTTATAGACCAACTCATTGTAAATAGCCACAGATGATTTATATACTCCCCAAATATCAtgaaataaagcattttctgaGACGCTGAAACATATTGTTTAGTATTTCCAAAACTAATCTggatttttaaattatttcgACATTAGACGATGATAAAGTTGCTTGTAAAAACTCTTACTATGTGCCTGACTGCACAGCAGTGCTGACTCTGTTCATTTCCCTGATTTGGGTTTTCTGTTGAGCCTAAACAGATTTGTTGCCTATTGCCTTTCGGAAACCTGCAGGAGTCCTTAAGACACCTGATACCATCTGGTGGGGTAAACAGAGCAGTTAACAGGGCGGCTTGGGTGCTGAATTCTTTCACCTGCTTGATCTGTTTGACAGCATGAgcgttgttttcattttgtctgacaGAAAAGGCGCAGCGCAAAGTTTGGAAATGAGATACGAGTTCACTTGTAGTGTGTCAGTCCAactctttggtttggtttggacAAAATGTGACACCTGAATCAGAAAAGTCAACAACAAACAGGACAACgtgagagaagaagagctgGGTCTAGTTATAAGTCTGTCTTTACTGCAATATCCGAGCCTGTCTGAGTGTTCAGTGACCTTTAAGCTAAAAATAACAGGATACATGTCGTATTGGGATGTGTTTTACATGCCATAAGTATGcaaaacagataaatacagaCTTTTAGACTTACCACACTTGCATGCACAGACAACAAGGAAAGTAACTCATGTTCTGGCACTTGAGTTTTTctactttattcaactttaagTACTTTAATTTGTGATATTTTTGCTGcacatttagctgataatacttGGAATGCAGGATTTTTACTTTGTTCCACCAGTGCCCAAAGACCCACCCACCTGACCCCCCTCCTGGACTATCGAGGCAAATATGGTCGCATGAACCCCGGGCAGAAAAGACGCCCCCTCCTCTAATCCACTTCATACGCAAATTCACCTTTACGCGTTATGTGACTGCTATGAAACCTGAAAGAGAGCCAGTCTGTTGTGGGTATTATCGTCCACTATGGCTTCTACACCCTCCGCCTCGGCCTTGTCCGCTGTCCTCCGGTGTCGTGGGAATATCTGGACTAGAAATCCGTCGACCAAGCGGCCTGCCAGCTCGGTTTACAGCCTCGGAATGGCCGGCGGTGTGTTGCGCGACTCGCCAGCTGAGCGCACCCGGTCAAACCAGGCGCCAGCGTGGGAGGCTTTTCTCCAAGGAGAGCGTGTTGTGGTGGGGAGAAGACTGAATGTGGCGTGCAAGTCACCCCGGGTGGATGGTAAAGTGCTGAGACAAAAAGATTCAGGGGAAATTAACAAATTATGTCATACAAAACTTTCGCAATCCCCAGGGGACGCGCGCTTGGACACAGCTGTGCCCGGTGTCCAAAACACGCTTGTGCGTCAACTTGTGTGCAGACTAACGTCTAACCTGCCTGGAATAGATAAAGTCTctcaaataattcaaatgattaaatatgaGACATATACTACACACATCTGTAAAGTACTATTTGTTCAAGAAATCAGTGGATTCCCTGCTGGTGTTTTAAAAGTGTCCATAACGTCCCCGTGTTTGATGGAAAATGCAGGACAAATACCGTGTTTGGTGTCAACTGGCTGGTCAAAAGTGAAGAGCACCTGCTTATCTTTGACTGCTCTGGTGTCAGAGCTGATGTTTCTGAAGCTGGGGGTGTTGTGTAGGTCCAACAGCTGCTCTGTTGATGCACCACAGCATCTGTGGAAGCAACAGGATGaggaaaacatcaaaaataacACAGTGCAGGTGAGCCTCtggatatttttttacaattatttatGTTACGTCACtatatgaaatcattttataCGTCCTCTTTCAGGCAAATGGACAAATCCAAAGTTCCACTGACTTCACCTCAACCAAGGACGCCTCCAGCTCTGGACAAAGGGTCACAGAGGACAGACCTGACTGAGAGAGTCCAAGGCCTCAGAaccaaaaatacacactgtGATCTCAACCTTATTTATTGACTTTTACTTGGCTTTCACAAAACACAGCTCACATTTGGACTCCAACCCAGAAAACAAAGTGGTTGTTCAAGAACACTTCTCTTGCTTTGGCgctcaaagaaaacaagactgTAACAATAAATACCTGAATCATGAAACACAAGCCACGTTTGTAGTCTTACATCTGACTTTGAAAGTATTCAGGGCCTCCTGGTGGATAGTTAAAATAATGGCAGAGTATTTAATTTTGAAGTCGCAAGCTGCTTAGTTTTTGCAAACTTTATAAAACTAAAAGTTCAAGTGGAGTGAAAAATACAATCCCACCATCTGACTTACAAGTAAAATGGAAACACTTAAATAACAGTTAAAGTACCTCAAATTTACACTAcaataaaaagttattaaaagttATTCACTGTTTTACCAAACCTTACACAGGTAGACTGAAACCACTTTCACATCTGTACGGCAAATATACTGTGACCagccggttagcttagcttagcataaagactggaaacagagggaaacagctagctcaCCTGGCTCCGACTAGAGATAatactattaaaaaaacaaaaaaacacctacaTGCACTTCTGAAGTTCAGTTattaacacattgtttttttgtttaacgtGTACAAAAATCTgcctgtaaaaaaacacaattcaccaTTTAACGAGAATTATGTGCCCAACTGGCTAGTACCAAGCTAACGAGCTAACATCGGCTAACTGAAGTCTGCCGGTTGCTTGGCAACCAGTACTAGCCAAGAAACTTTTAAACACTTAAACCCCATTTATGTACATGTTACACAATATATTACAATATGATGTATACATTTACAGAGTTTAAGCTGCTGGTGAGCGTGTTGTGTTACGTTTGGACAGAGCcgctacaaaaaaaagaatagtatttcttaaaatgtctaccaggcagttagcttagcttagcttagcataaagactggaaacactgggaaacagctagcacagctagctctgtccaaagattaataaattaattaataaaaagaagatcatgaaagacataaaaaaagctCAGTAATCACCATGTTCTCTCTCATTTGTTTAACATTTACCAAAAACATAATTAGCTATTTAAAAAGGATTATGTGCCCAACTGGCTAGTACCAAGCTAACGAGCTAACATCGGCTAACTGAAGTTtgctggttgcttggcaaccagTACTAGCCAAGAAACCGTTAAGACACTTAAACCCCATTTTTGTACATGTTacacaatatattatatataaacttAAAGTTTAAGCTGCTGGTGTGAGCGTGTTGTGTTACGTTTGGACAGAGCCGCTACAAAAAAAGAATagtatttattaaaatgtctaccaggcagttagcttagcttagcattaagactggaaacagctagcacatctagctctgtccaaagattaataaataaaaagaagatcATAAAAGCTCAGTAATCACCATGTTCATTCTCATTTGTTTAACATTTACCAAAAACATAATTAGCTATTTAAAAAGGATTATGTGCCCAACTGGCTAGTACCAAGCTAACGAGCTAACATCGGCTAACTGAAGTCTGCATGTTGCTTGGCAACCAGCACTAGCCAAGAAACTGTTAAGACACTTAAACCCCATTTTTGTACATGTTACACAATATATTACAAtatcatttatacatttacagAGTTTAAGATGCTGGTGTGAGCATATTGTGTTACGTTTGGACAGAGCTGCTACAAAAAAAGAAtagtattttaataaaatgtctaccaggcagttagcttagcttaacataaagCTCTCTCCaaagattaataaataaaaagaagatcATAAAAGCTCAGTAATCACCATGTTCTCTCTCATTTGTTTAACATTTACCAAAATCtgcatgtaaaaaacaaacaaacacaattagCCATTTAAAAAAGGATTATATGCCCAACTGGCTACTAccaagctaacaagctaacatcGGCTAACTGAAGTCtgctggttgcttggcaaccatTACCTGCAAAGGAATAGTTTGGCACTTAAAACTCtgaatttgctgtttttaaacgTCGTTCTTGTAcgaattaaacataaaacatatcaaacataATGTGTTAATTGGATAATTTtagaatgtatttattaattggAGAGTTTAAAGTGCTCATGTGCACAAAAAAAGCATAGTATGTTACCACTACTGCTAGATATTTATGTCTGTTACGGGTGTGTACGGTTTATTtctccattttttaaatttgcctATCTTCGTTTTGAGATCTATGCAAATAAAATACCACGCAGCAGCTCAAGCAGAAACAGAGCATTAAATACTCCCTCTTCCTGCTTATTCATTACCACATTTCGCAGCCACGACGTGTCGATAAATCTTTACAAAGACAcgaaatgttttaataattagCGCAGAGAGCAGCTCGGACGTCAAACCGCATGTTACGTCTCAAGGTGACAGCTGGGGCGGGACTTCCCGTGACTGCTACTCGATGCCCAGGAAGTCGTCGTGTtacttttttctcctcctcctcctcttcttcctcctcttccagtcTTCTTACCGAGAAACTAGATAAACTAAAAAAGGGGGGACGTTAAGTTGCTTTGATAGCCGGGGGAAATAGTTTAACAAAGTTGAACCGGTTGTCATCGAAGGACCGTCGGAGAAAATGCTCCACAGGAGGAAGAAGTGCTCACACTGTCAGGGTAAGGGCTAATTTCAACACGCTCCCTCCGAGctacagtatttacagtgtgtCTGGTGAGCAGCGAGGTCGAAAGtcagtgtttattattgttttacacGTCTATTGttttaacacacaacacacacgcacacacgatTTGGTTTATTTGGCAAGCCACAGGTGATAGCAGTAAATcgatacacagacacagtgtggtGAATCATCACTCCGGGTCACATGAGGCTGCTTCCTtttgagaaagaaatgaaaaactgCACTAATTTCCTTCATTTTTATGTAAGAGTTGTGTGTCATTTCCTCTTTGGCTTTAACTCTCAtagcattttttattattcccaCCCACCCCCCTCACTATAAAGTACATTCtgttctttgttgtttcagATGGAAGAGGATATTGAAAGCTAAAAAAGATCTGACTGAATCACAACTTTTACTCCCAAGATGTGCCACCCCCCCATCATCATATTTCATCCAGTTTCACCACCATCGACACCGCATCGTGTCCTTACAACGACTACAACAAAGTGCCGCTCCAGATCTCTGAACATGCACTTGTGATGATACACAGGCCGCCCTTCCCATATCCCGTTCCTATTGTCTGTAACAAGGACACGTCTTTCTACTCAGACCCTGTCCTCTTGcacccacctccctccccctgAGTTTCTGTGCCATGCTCCGCAAGAGAGGCTCTCTCATTCTTTGTGGTACGTTCCTGTTTATCACCTGGAATGCCATATTGGTACTTCTTCTGTGGGGCAGACCCCCACCGGGTCAGCCGGGCGAGCCTGGCCGAGATAAGGGAGAAGTGGCTGAAGGCCCCACTCATGACGTGGTGGCTGACGTGCTACGGATGGCAGACACGTTCGAGGCAGAGCTCGAAAGGCAGAAAAATATCCTGCTGCAGATCCAGAATCATCAGTCGCTGTGGGATCCATCGAACAGAGACAAACCGAAAGTTGACGGCCCCCGTCAGCCTGTCATTCCCATCCTGGTGATCGCCTGTAACCGGGTGACTGTGAGGCGCTGCTTGGACAAACTCCTGCAGCACCGTCCTTCAGCAGAGCTTCACCCGATCATAGTGAGTCAGGACTGCGGGCACGCGGAGACCGCTGAGGTGATTCGGTCTTATGGAAATCAAGTAACTCATCTGAAACAGCCGGACTTGTCTGATATCGCCGTGCGACCGCAGCACAAGAAGTTTCAGGGTTACTACAAGATCTCCAGGCATTACCGCTGGGCTCTCAACCAAGTGTTCAAGACCCTTTCACACACCTCTGTTGTGATTGTGGAGGATGACCTGGAGGTAATCAGATCATCAATAAGGGACATTAAATGGCTTCAGTTAATGCTCCATAAGCATGTGGttgaatgtaaatatttattattttatacatcAATAAAAATACTCATAGGTTCCTTATTTTACAGCTGTTCACAGTTGATTTGACTTGTTGACAGGGGCATCTAAACTGACTTTGAATTATTTATCTTCTACTCTAGGTGGCGCCAGACTTCTTTGAGTACTTCCGCGCCTTGCTGCCACTCCTGAAATCCGATACCAATCTTTGGTGCGTCTCAGCCTGGAATGACAATGGCAGGGATGGGTACGTGGATCCAGGCCAGACTAACCTGCTCTACAGGACAGACTTCTTTCCAGGCCTGGGATGGATGCTTCTCAAGGATGTGTGGGAGGAGCTGGAGCCTAAGTGGCCCGCCGCATTCTGGGACGACTGGATGCGTCAGCCGGAGCAGCGCCGCGACCGTGCC
Protein-coding regions in this window:
- the mgat1a gene encoding alpha-1,3-mannosyl-glycoprotein 2-beta-N-acetylglucosaminyltransferase a, translating into MLRKRGSLILCGTFLFITWNAILVLLLWGRPPPGQPGEPGRDKGEVAEGPTHDVVADVLRMADTFEAELERQKNILLQIQNHQSLWDPSNRDKPKVDGPRQPVIPILVIACNRVTVRRCLDKLLQHRPSAELHPIIVSQDCGHAETAEVIRSYGNQVTHLKQPDLSDIAVRPQHKKFQGYYKISRHYRWALNQVFKTLSHTSVVIVEDDLEVAPDFFEYFRALLPLLKSDTNLWCVSAWNDNGRDGYVDPGQTNLLYRTDFFPGLGWMLLKDVWEELEPKWPAAFWDDWMRQPEQRRDRACIRPEISRTLTFGRQGVSLGQFYDKYLRYIKLNTKFVPFTKLDLSYLKEETYRKLFEKEVYSAPVVTYEVVKQGQLKGPGPFRLQYSTKDSFKVLAKNLGIMDDLKSGVPRTGYRGVVSFISRGQRVYLAPPPGWTQYDTSWS
- the rnf183 gene encoding E3 ubiquitin-protein ligase RNF183 encodes the protein MSGDRGKYRPEGNHGDGQTPNVKPKLVQKERNSKEDYFKKEKPAKVRRSRSTDSERLERGRRRERDRHHGERRQRGRSEEAPRQNRKEGESDRREVRPPENDVEDTECAVCFCTYDNVFKTPKLLACGHTFCLECLARINVTSPELKTLSCPVCRELTELPHGQDLPRLGNNVDIIHKLPADMQRALSIRFKRSKGKLLLKNPPPTSPVKTNIITLPKKNQEGQAMTGGDVNLATMEQGTAPTTVVDVGRPPSRVRGRLRRLFRSDQCYYAVVGSIITITVALMLVGILAFVIIPNVAIHRRPDHGNQTHSPQGTGAPTQGASP